One window of Branchiostoma lanceolatum isolate klBraLanc5 chromosome 6, klBraLanc5.hap2, whole genome shotgun sequence genomic DNA carries:
- the LOC136437475 gene encoding E3 ubiquitin-protein ligase TRIM71-like: MASNTISDITNVHDGTDSATSSQITQVRPDAVIGHGGASLELLKTVGEGGSEDDQFNAPTSLAVTAEGDIVVADGGNLRLQFLDKDGAFKKKVDLEFKPEDVAALTNGELLVTGDGHGRIHVLDKEGVEIRVIQVTGAAETWASTQGVAVDGLGRIIAYWQPGFRTQSQR; encoded by the coding sequence ATGGCGTCCAACACAATCAGCGATATCACCAACGTTCACGACGGAACCGACTCAGCGACGTCGTCTCAAATAACGCAGGTGCGGCCGGACGCGGTGATCGGCCATGGCGGCGCGAGTCTAGAACTCCTCAAAacggttggggaggggggcagtgaagATGACCAGTTTAACGCTCCGACCTCGCTCGCTGTCACCGCAGAGGGAGACATTGTAGTGGCAGATGGCGGCAACTTACGCCTGCAGTTTCTGGACAAAGATGGCGCCTTCAAGAAAAAGGTCGATTTGGAGTTCAAGCCGGAAGATGTGGCGGCACTGACAAACGGTGAGCTGTTGGTGACAGGAGACGGACACGGGAGGATTCACGTACTGGACAAAGAGGGCGTGGAGATACGTGTCATCCAGGTGACAGGGGCTGCAGAGACATGGGCATCTACACAGGGGGTCGCTGTTGACGGTTTGGGGCGCATCATCGCCTATTGGCAACCAGGTTTTCGTACTCAGTCCCAGCGGTGA